Proteins encoded by one window of Asterias rubens chromosome 18, eAstRub1.3, whole genome shotgun sequence:
- the LOC117302712 gene encoding uncharacterized protein PB18E9.04c-like: MMAQRRMFVHLLLLCVWCIDTKFKGANAQNVTISKVQPIDDPAEGGSVDLRCNATNLTPGDFIEWSRLNMNAEVIIRPSFATTKYTQYTETSSEQSLVQRFKINILTRIDTGLYYCTVKNSDGTVEETASIYVTVRYPPSAEYPLCYPNGPLTVQEGTTQQFNCITERAPLVSMLILKNGLVIPTESLLGNATTFTKSHTFTFTGDDNGTSVKCKIISVPYFQRNCTFGPITVTMRDQDSQQQPTLGNSTTPQTDATSESSDTGYPMWTESTTGSSRQIINQTTPEESVNTSTPIQETPTPSAPSSRTSNPSTPTIQETVNTSTPSQPTPTPSTPSRQETSKPPTASQETPNLPTIGLPIVLKALIAGGLISLLILLIIVLCCCYYKKKQKPRQPHINLPLFQPTTDLVFEPQGIHHIIRKESTNLDKDDMTEKDDSSEGFCADQKPTPEFMSQFMVSPSPTNEPEGNQSKSIKSGTSPSPADVDKNIINTFTSQPELTPVDKDESKEAHGEVLRPDEPHKTKPPTGEIVYSDEVSIQQGVPQVSSACTTYADLDLSPCTSATLPLPKEDQTLYAQMTNL; the protein is encoded by the coding sequence ATGATGGCTCAAAGACGTATGTTTGTGCATTTACTGCTGCTTTGTGTGTGGTGTATTGATACAAAGTTCAAAGGTGCCAATGCGCAGAATGTCACCATCTCAAAAGTACAACCAATTGATGATCCCGCAGAGGGTGGCTCTGTGGACCTGCGGTGTAATGCCACCAACCTGACACCAGGTGACTTCATTGAATGGTCAAGATTAAACATGAATGCTGAAGTTATTATACGTCCAAGTTTTGCAACCACAAAGTACACTCAATATACAGAGACATCTTCAGAACAATCTTTGGTTCAGAGgttcaaaattaacattttgacAAGAATTGACACGGGACTTTACTACTGCACGGTGAAGAATTCTGACGGGACCGTAGAGGAAACAGCAAGTATCTATGTAACGGTGCGTTACCCACCATCAGCCGAGTACCCCTTGTGCTATCCTAATGGTCCTTTAACTGTACAAGAAGGAACAACTCAACAATTCAATTGTATAACTGAAAGAGCTCCGTTAGTAAGCATGCTTATACTCAAGAACGGTTTAGTTATTCCCACAGAGTCATTGTTGGGAAATGCTACAACTTTTACAAAGTCCCACACCTTCACATTTACTGGAGATGACAATGGTACATCTGTTAAATGTAAAATCATCTCTGTCCCGTATTTCCAAAGAAATTGCACATTCGGACCAATCACTGTGACAATGCGAGATCAAGATTCTCAGCAACAACCAACCCTGGGAAATAGCACCACCCCTCAAACCGATGCAACAAGCGAGAGTTCGGACACAGGTTATCCAATGTGGACGGAATCTACGACAGGCAGTAGTCGGCAAATTATAAACCAAACAACCCCTGAAGAATCTGTAAACACATCAACACCCATTCAAGAAACTCCAACCCCATCAGCACCCAGCAGCCGAACTTCAAACCCATCAACGCCTACTATACAAGAAACTGTAAACACATCAACACCCAGTCAGCCGACCCCAACCCCATCAACACCCAGCAGGCAGGAAACTTCAAAACCTCCAACCGCTAGTCAGGAAACTCCAAACCTACCAACAATTGGTCTCCCGATCGTACTTAAAGCACTAATCGCAGGAGGCTTGATCTCGTTACTGATACTACTGATAATTGTATTATGTTGCTGTTATTACAAGAAGAAGCAGAAACCCAGACAACCACATATCAACCTACCACTGTTTCAACCGACTACGGATTTGGTTTTCGAGCCGCAAGGAATTCACCATATCATTCGTAAAGAGTCTACAAATCTGGACAAAGATGACATGACTGAGAAGGATGATTCATCAGAGGGATTTTGTGCTGATCAAAAACCCACACCTGAGTTCATGTCACAATTCATGGTATCACCTTCTCCAACTAATGAGCCTGAGGGCAACCAATCTAAGAGCATCAAAAGCGGCACCAGTCCGTCTCCAGCCGATGTTGATAAGAACATCATCAATACGTTCACATCTCAGCCCGAACTGACTCCAGTAGACAAAGATGAATCTAAGGAAGCCCATGGAGAGGTTCTCCGTCCAGATGAGCCTCACAAGACAAAGCCTCCTACAGGTGAGATTGTATACTCTGATGAGGTGTCAATCCAACAGGGTGTACCTCAAGTCTCGTCTGCGTGTACTACGTACGCTGACCTTGATCTATCACCGTGTACATCGGCCACATTACCTTTGCCCAAAGAAGACCAAACGCTTTACGCTCAAATGACCAATCTTTAG